Proteins encoded by one window of Rubinisphaera margarita:
- a CDS encoding SOS response-associated peptidase has product MCHRYNVNVSPAMLAEIFDVVRNECHDDFDQDLYPLSMGPVVRLDADGERELVPMQWGLLPPWWKPSAKSKSRKSFQRQCFNARSETVHEKPTYRAAFKSRRCLIPVLRFDEKEHWFAQPSGEPFAFAGLWERWRNDEETVESYTFLTTEPNPLIASVGHHRMPIVLTSFEDQTRWLSPDVIDREPLAGLLHPAGPDVLVEFNQKRRTLF; this is encoded by the coding sequence ATGTGCCATCGATACAACGTCAATGTCAGCCCGGCCATGCTCGCCGAGATCTTCGATGTCGTCCGCAATGAATGCCACGACGACTTCGATCAGGATCTCTACCCGCTCTCGATGGGACCGGTCGTTCGTCTCGATGCCGATGGCGAACGCGAACTTGTGCCGATGCAATGGGGCCTGCTTCCTCCATGGTGGAAGCCTTCCGCGAAGTCAAAGTCCCGCAAATCGTTCCAGCGGCAGTGCTTCAACGCCCGCTCCGAAACGGTGCACGAAAAGCCGACGTATCGAGCCGCTTTCAAGTCCCGCCGTTGTCTAATCCCCGTTCTTCGCTTCGATGAGAAAGAGCACTGGTTCGCCCAGCCGAGTGGAGAGCCATTCGCGTTCGCCGGACTGTGGGAACGCTGGCGTAACGACGAAGAAACGGTGGAGTCGTACACGTTCCTCACCACCGAACCAAACCCGCTGATCGCCAGTGTCGGGCACCACCGCATGCCGATCGTTCTAACCAGCTTTGAAGACCAGACCCGCTGGTTGAGTCCCGATGTCATCGACAGGGAACCGCTGGCAGGCCTGCTCCATCCGGCCGGACCGGACGTGCTTGTGGAATTCAACCAGAAGCGACGGACGCTGTTTTAA
- a CDS encoding error-prone DNA polymerase, translated as MPELAFEKARQVHPEIHAQRAGSREDRALPFAELQCKSNFSFLEGASHPDELVERAAELGYRAMAITDRNTLAGVVRAHVAAKQASLKLLIGAEITPVDAPPVVLLCMNRNGYSQLCRLITRGRTRAEKGSCELRFRDLTEFSADLIACVPLLARPTESTVNCSVDDLIRYRELYGDRCYGLAHRHLTDRDDYLLAEQLQTAKAAGVLPAASNDVYYHVPGRRVLQDVLTATRHRCAVADLGLRMFPNAERYLKSPQQMQSHFGSHPELIRRTAAIADCCQFSLDELRYEYPEELCPPGLTVSQYLNELTWQGAAERYPDGIPDNVRQLVEHELELISELHYEAYFLTVYDLVRFARSRDILCQGRGSAANSAVCYCLGVTSVDPARIDVLFERFISKERDEAPDIDIDFEHERREEVLQYIYEKYGRERAGMTATLITYRLKSAMRDVGKALGLSLDSIDRLAKNFERYNEVNKVGRRMEEAGLSPDSGLGQLIHRLVIDILGFPRHLSQHTGGMVMTNSPLCEIVPIENASMPGRTVVEWDKDDLDALGILKVDCLALGMLTAVRKCFDLLERHYQRPLTLATVPAEDPATYEMMQRADTIGVFQIESRAQMSMLPRLKPKEFYDLVIEVSLVRPGPIQGDMVHPYLRRRDGLEAVEYPSEEVRQVLHRTLGVPIFQEQAMKLAVVAAGFTPGEADQLRRAMGAWRKSGVMDAFHQKLSQGMQARGYSEEFAERLFNQIRGFGEYGFPESHAASFALLVYVSSWLKCHYPDVFLAAMLNSQPLGFYQPATLVRDAREHGVEIRRVDVNSSDWDCTLEQKPSARHRSVRLGFRMVSGLKQSEAEKIVAARGDRPYLSIDDVANRAGVSNSVLSRLARADAFGSLKLSRREALWESLPERFTQTLLESQSNDALPKALPGMAPLAEVVHDYRHTGLTLKRHPVSFIRSRLKQMKALPAAALETYPADRKVKVAGLILLRQRPGTAKGITFMTLEDETGITNLVVHPNTWERFRVTARTATAMMVRGILQRESSVVHVVVDRMWDLSEEFSRIGKSRDFS; from the coding sequence ATGCCCGAACTCGCCTTTGAGAAAGCTCGACAGGTTCACCCCGAGATTCATGCTCAGCGGGCCGGATCGCGGGAAGACCGCGCGCTGCCGTTTGCCGAACTGCAGTGCAAGTCGAACTTCTCGTTTCTGGAGGGAGCCTCGCATCCGGATGAGCTGGTCGAACGAGCGGCCGAACTTGGCTACCGGGCGATGGCAATCACCGATCGCAACACGCTCGCCGGGGTTGTTCGGGCTCATGTGGCCGCGAAACAGGCCAGCCTCAAGCTGCTGATTGGAGCCGAGATTACTCCGGTCGATGCTCCGCCTGTTGTTCTGCTCTGCATGAACCGGAATGGTTACAGTCAGTTATGTCGGCTCATCACCCGCGGCCGCACCCGGGCAGAGAAGGGGAGTTGTGAACTTCGATTCCGGGACCTGACCGAGTTCTCCGCCGATCTGATTGCCTGTGTCCCGCTGCTGGCCCGGCCGACGGAGTCGACCGTCAACTGCAGTGTCGACGATCTGATCCGTTACCGGGAACTCTATGGGGATCGCTGTTACGGACTGGCCCATCGCCATCTGACCGATCGGGATGACTATCTGCTGGCCGAGCAGCTGCAGACCGCGAAAGCCGCCGGCGTTCTCCCCGCCGCTTCCAACGATGTTTACTATCACGTGCCCGGCCGTCGCGTCCTGCAGGATGTGCTGACCGCCACCCGCCATCGTTGTGCCGTCGCCGACCTCGGACTGCGGATGTTTCCCAACGCGGAACGATACCTCAAATCGCCACAGCAGATGCAGTCTCACTTCGGAAGTCATCCCGAGTTGATTCGTCGCACGGCTGCCATTGCCGATTGCTGCCAGTTCTCGCTCGATGAACTCCGTTACGAATATCCCGAAGAACTCTGCCCGCCCGGCCTCACGGTCTCGCAGTATCTGAACGAACTCACCTGGCAGGGAGCTGCGGAACGTTACCCGGACGGCATCCCGGACAACGTCCGACAACTCGTCGAGCATGAACTCGAATTGATCTCCGAGCTCCATTACGAAGCCTACTTCCTGACGGTGTACGATCTCGTCCGCTTCGCCCGCAGCCGAGACATTCTCTGTCAGGGGCGCGGGTCAGCCGCCAACTCCGCCGTCTGTTATTGCCTCGGCGTCACTTCGGTCGACCCGGCTCGCATCGATGTGCTGTTCGAACGCTTCATATCCAAAGAACGCGATGAAGCTCCCGATATCGACATCGACTTCGAGCACGAACGCCGCGAAGAAGTGCTGCAGTACATCTACGAGAAATACGGCCGCGAACGAGCCGGGATGACAGCCACGCTCATTACCTACCGTCTCAAATCGGCGATGCGGGATGTCGGCAAAGCGCTCGGACTCTCACTCGACAGCATCGATCGGCTCGCGAAGAACTTCGAACGGTACAACGAAGTGAATAAGGTCGGCCGGCGAATGGAGGAAGCGGGGCTGTCTCCGGACTCCGGTCTCGGCCAGCTGATACACCGGCTTGTCATCGACATCCTCGGCTTCCCCCGGCATCTGTCGCAGCACACGGGCGGCATGGTGATGACCAACAGTCCCCTCTGCGAGATCGTGCCAATCGAGAATGCTTCGATGCCTGGACGGACGGTCGTGGAATGGGACAAGGATGATCTCGACGCTCTCGGCATCCTCAAAGTCGACTGTCTGGCACTCGGCATGCTCACCGCCGTGCGAAAGTGCTTCGATCTTCTGGAACGGCATTATCAACGTCCGTTGACTCTGGCGACAGTGCCGGCGGAAGATCCGGCGACTTATGAAATGATGCAAAGAGCCGACACGATCGGCGTCTTTCAGATTGAAAGCCGGGCTCAGATGAGCATGCTTCCCCGGCTCAAGCCGAAAGAGTTCTACGATCTCGTCATCGAAGTTTCGCTGGTCCGCCCCGGGCCGATTCAGGGAGACATGGTCCATCCCTATTTACGACGACGGGATGGACTGGAAGCGGTCGAGTATCCCAGTGAAGAAGTGCGGCAGGTGCTGCATCGCACACTCGGCGTACCGATCTTTCAGGAACAGGCGATGAAACTCGCCGTGGTGGCGGCCGGCTTCACGCCGGGCGAAGCCGACCAATTGCGACGGGCCATGGGGGCCTGGCGAAAGTCGGGAGTGATGGATGCTTTTCATCAGAAGCTGAGTCAGGGAATGCAGGCTCGCGGTTACAGCGAAGAGTTTGCCGAGCGGCTCTTCAACCAGATTCGCGGCTTTGGCGAATACGGTTTCCCAGAATCGCATGCGGCCAGCTTCGCGCTGCTGGTTTATGTTTCTTCCTGGCTGAAGTGTCACTATCCCGATGTCTTTCTGGCAGCGATGCTCAACAGCCAGCCGCTCGGGTTCTATCAGCCGGCCACGCTTGTCCGGGATGCTCGCGAGCATGGCGTTGAAATTCGGCGAGTTGATGTCAACTCCAGCGACTGGGACTGCACACTGGAGCAGAAACCCAGCGCCAGACATCGATCGGTCCGGCTCGGTTTCCGCATGGTGAGTGGTCTGAAACAGAGCGAAGCCGAGAAGATTGTCGCGGCTCGGGGAGATCGGCCTTACCTCAGTATCGATGATGTCGCCAACCGGGCCGGCGTTTCTAACAGCGTGCTCTCCCGACTGGCCCGAGCCGACGCGTTTGGATCGCTCAAGTTGAGCCGCCGCGAAGCGCTGTGGGAATCGTTGCCGGAACGTTTCACGCAAACCCTGCTCGAATCGCAATCGAATGACGCTCTTCCGAAAGCATTGCCGGGAATGGCTCCGCTGGCGGAAGTGGTGCACGACTATCGTCACACCGGACTGACGCTCAAACGCCATCCGGTTTCATTCATTCGTTCGCGTTTGAAACAGATGAAAGCTCTTCCGGCCGCCGCTCTGGAAACGTACCCCGCTGATCGCAAAGTGAAAGTCGCCGGGTTGATCCTGTTGCGACAGCGACCGGGAACCGCCAAAGGGATTACCTTCATGACGCTGGAAGACGAAACCGGCATCACCAATCTCGTCGTGCATCCCAACACCTGGGAACGCTTCCGCGTCACGGCTCGCACGGCGACCGCGATGATGGTCCGTGGAATTCTCCAGCGGGAGTCGTCGGTCGTGCACGTGGTCGTCGATCGCATGTGGGATTTGTCGGAAGAATTCTCCCGCATCGGCAAGTCGCGAGACTTCAGCTGA
- a CDS encoding Y-family DNA polymerase: MTRRIACLWLPRWSIQCYRQDKPEHKRTPLLFFEKLARVGEVVVQTSADLAREGIRTGMPLTDAKLRWSQPVQILEASPARDYHALRRLAIACQCFSPIVGIEETPPLDSLLFDLTGCIHLYGSEREFCRQLITFLNDRGLAGRIAIADTVGMAWGVAHYGVHRSNSFQIVDSQKSSPRLPVEALRLSDALSARLREFDLKEIDQILRLPRESLKPRFGEELPARLEQFQGHRTEVLVPEVLPEPVWTDEVLEYPITEKYLIEIVLKRVLQDLLAQLEKQQHGLLRLQVQLFNGKEPVLELTLGTIRPTLAEQELWNLIALKLETMQLRVEIDRVVLRAAETASLRFRRRTLFEDDSTIETREYETLINRLTTRLGDQAVLKAELVEDVQPERSVSFTPALEPPMAVRKNESLFSRPLRPLSLFSEPIAIRVNSVIPNGPPLRFWWDQQEHIAEITWGPERLETGWWRDDAIRRDYYRVETTTHQRFWLFRRREQRDWYLHGCFD, translated from the coding sequence ATGACAAGACGCATCGCCTGCCTGTGGCTCCCCCGCTGGTCCATTCAATGTTACCGCCAGGACAAGCCCGAGCATAAACGAACTCCGCTGCTGTTCTTCGAGAAGCTGGCCCGCGTTGGCGAGGTGGTCGTTCAGACTTCCGCCGATCTTGCCCGGGAAGGCATCCGCACGGGCATGCCGCTCACCGATGCCAAACTTCGCTGGTCGCAGCCGGTGCAGATTCTCGAAGCCAGTCCGGCTCGCGATTACCACGCGCTCCGCCGACTGGCGATCGCCTGCCAGTGCTTCAGCCCCATTGTCGGCATTGAAGAAACACCTCCGCTCGACAGCCTGCTGTTCGATCTGACCGGCTGCATTCATCTGTATGGCAGCGAGCGAGAGTTCTGTCGCCAGCTAATCACGTTCCTCAACGATCGTGGACTCGCAGGCCGCATCGCCATTGCTGATACGGTTGGCATGGCGTGGGGCGTGGCTCATTACGGCGTCCATCGCTCGAACAGTTTTCAGATCGTCGATTCCCAGAAGTCCTCACCACGACTGCCGGTGGAAGCGCTGCGCCTTTCGGACGCTCTGTCCGCTCGACTGCGGGAGTTTGATCTGAAAGAGATCGACCAGATTCTCCGGCTGCCGCGAGAATCGTTGAAGCCCCGGTTTGGCGAGGAACTTCCTGCGCGACTCGAACAGTTCCAGGGTCACCGAACCGAAGTCCTCGTTCCGGAAGTGTTGCCCGAACCGGTCTGGACCGATGAAGTTCTCGAGTATCCGATCACCGAGAAGTATCTCATCGAGATTGTGCTGAAACGGGTGCTTCAGGATTTGCTGGCTCAACTGGAGAAGCAGCAGCACGGCCTGTTACGACTGCAGGTTCAGCTGTTTAACGGGAAGGAACCTGTACTCGAGTTGACTCTCGGCACAATCCGCCCCACACTGGCCGAGCAGGAGCTGTGGAACCTGATCGCTCTCAAGCTGGAGACCATGCAGCTGCGTGTCGAGATTGACCGCGTTGTGCTGCGAGCCGCGGAAACTGCATCGCTCCGCTTTCGTCGCCGCACGTTGTTCGAAGACGATTCGACGATCGAAACCCGCGAGTACGAAACACTCATCAACCGACTCACCACGCGTCTCGGCGATCAGGCGGTCTTGAAAGCGGAACTGGTCGAAGACGTCCAGCCCGAACGGAGCGTGAGTTTCACCCCGGCTCTGGAACCTCCGATGGCGGTGCGAAAGAACGAATCCCTCTTCTCCCGCCCGCTACGGCCGCTGTCACTGTTCTCCGAGCCGATCGCCATCCGGGTGAATTCCGTGATCCCGAACGGTCCGCCGTTGCGGTTCTGGTGGGATCAACAGGAACACATCGCCGAGATCACCTGGGGCCCCGAACGACTTGAAACCGGCTGGTGGCGGGACGATGCCATCCGCCGCGATTACTACCGCGTCGAAACCACGACCCACCAGCGATTCTGGCTCTTTCGAAGAAGGGAACAACGCGACTGGTACTTACACGGCTGCTTTGATTAA